The DNA segment GTTTTGGTTGCTTCCGGCCATCGCTTCGCTTGGCCGGGACCATGAGCACTATTCTTGATATTTCCGATCTGATCAAAACCTACGACGACGAATTGCGCCGAGTCATGTTCAGGCGTTGCGGCTGTTTGGACACGGCGGGCGACATCGTCCAGGAAACCTATCAGCGCATGCTGGCCGGCGACTTGTGGCGCCAGGCGGAGAATCCGCGCGCCTTGCTGCACCGAATCGCCGCCAATCTGGCGACCGATTACGAACGCCGCCGCCAGGTGCGCGAGCAGTATGCGCATTACGAAGACGGCGCAGAGGCCGATTCCGGCGTCGACAGTACGGCCGATCCGGAACAAATCAACGCCGCCCGCGAACGTTTGCACCGGCTGATTTCTGCGGTAGAACGGCTGCCGCCGAAATGCCGCACGGTGTTCGTCATGCGTAAATACGACGGCCTGAGCCATGCCGAGATCGCCGAGCGTTTGGGGATCTCGCGCAATATGGTCGAAAAACATCTGCGCAACGCATTGGCGGCATTGCAGGACTGCGACGACTAGCGGCCTTCCTGTTTTTGCGCCATCGCGCGTCCTATAATGGCAACGCTTCCACCATGATGCCGCCGATGAACATATCCGCTCCCCAACCGCTAGTGCGCGACCGCCTCCTGCAATCCCGGCGCGAGACTGCGCGATGAAAATCCCGGCATCGGTCAAGGCCGAGGCTCGCGCCTGGTGGGTCAAATTGGACGGCGGTAGTGACGATCCCTCGCTGTTGGCCGAATTCGAGCGCTGGCTGGCCGCCGACGCCGCCCACGCGGAAGCCTATCGCCGGTTGCAGCAGTTGTGGAGCGATCTGGCGGAAGTCGAGCCGGGCTTGGTTCCGGTGGCGGCCGATTTGCCTCTCCAGCCGCCAAAACCGGTTTCGGCGAAAATCCGGCAGCGAGCCTGGTTACCGTTGGCGTTGGCGGCGAGTTTGGCACTGTGGTGGTTGAGCCCTTTGTCCCTGGGTTTGCGCGCCGACTTTCATACCGGTTTCGGCGAAGTGCGCGATATTGCCCTCAGCGACGGTTCCACCGTGCATTTGAACGGCAACAGCGCGCTGCTGGTTCAATTCGGCGCCGGCCAGCGCCGATTGACGCTGCTGCGCGGCGAAGCGCTGTTCGAAGTCAGTCCCGACCCGGCCAGAGCGTTTCAAGTGCAGGCCGGCGACGGCCTGATCACCGCGTTGGGCACCGCATTCAATGTGCGTGTCGACGGCGACAATGTCGAGGTTGGCGTCACCGAGCACAGTGTCGCCCTCGACGTGCAACGCGGCTCGGGCCGCCAGCACGGCGTGCTGGCGGAGGGCGAGCAGGCGATGTTTAGCCGGGAAGACGGGATAGGCCCGGCGATCGCCGTCGACCAGCTGGCCGCCACGGCCTGGCGCCGCGGCAAGCTGGTATTCGAAAACCGGCCGCTCGGCGATGTCGTCGCCGAGTTGAACCGCTACCACCGCGGTTTGTTGCTGA comes from the Methylomonas sp. EFPC3 genome and includes:
- a CDS encoding RNA polymerase sigma factor, with amino-acid sequence MSTILDISDLIKTYDDELRRVMFRRCGCLDTAGDIVQETYQRMLAGDLWRQAENPRALLHRIAANLATDYERRRQVREQYAHYEDGAEADSGVDSTADPEQINAARERLHRLISAVERLPPKCRTVFVMRKYDGLSHAEIAERLGISRNMVEKHLRNALAALQDCDD
- a CDS encoding FecR family protein — encoded protein: MKIPASVKAEARAWWVKLDGGSDDPSLLAEFERWLAADAAHAEAYRRLQQLWSDLAEVEPGLVPVAADLPLQPPKPVSAKIRQRAWLPLALAASLALWWLSPLSLGLRADFHTGFGEVRDIALSDGSTVHLNGNSALLVQFGAGQRRLTLLRGEALFEVSPDPARAFQVQAGDGLITALGTAFNVRVDGDNVEVGVTEHSVALDVQRGSGRQHGVLAEGEQAMFSREDGIGPAIAVDQLAATAWRRGKLVFENRPLGDVVAELNRYHRGLLLIGDAALAERRVSGVFRTDQPLAVLAALESSLHIRSSRLGDYLILLHR